A window of Pedobacter lusitanus contains these coding sequences:
- a CDS encoding amino acid permease — MKQVNEKPEENKLKRGLQNRHIQLIALGGAIGTGLFLGIGPAAVLAGPSVILGYTLAGIIAFFIMRQLGEMVVEEPVSGSFSHFAYKYWGSFAGFASGWNYWVLYILVSMSELTAIGIYIHFWWPSIPLWTSSLFFFLTINALNLTSVKVYGEVEFWFSIIKVIAIIAMIFFGVYLLVSGTGGEQASVQNLWNDGGFFAKGLLSSDGNGGFQGLFSAIALIMFSFGGLELIGITAAEAEQPEKTIPKATNQVIYRILIFYVGALIILFSLSPWKNITTDSSPFVMVFESLKGFQFVLFGKTIYFTSVIANVLNMIVLTAALSVYNSCVYSNSRMLFGLAQQGNAPGFLSKLNKNHVPLNAILISGLFVAVCIVINKLMPEKALGILMSLVVSSLMINWLMISITHLKFRKIKGAEQVKTKFPSFIYPLSNYICLVFLVGILVIMWITGMKLPVELIPGWLVLLYVCYLLVKRKQQQQA; from the coding sequence TTGAAACAAGTAAACGAAAAACCTGAAGAAAACAAGCTCAAAAGAGGTTTGCAAAACAGGCATATCCAATTGATTGCTCTTGGAGGTGCTATAGGAACAGGCCTGTTTTTAGGTATAGGCCCCGCAGCTGTGCTGGCTGGTCCTTCAGTAATTTTAGGTTATACCCTGGCCGGTATAATTGCCTTTTTTATTATGCGCCAACTCGGCGAAATGGTGGTGGAAGAACCTGTATCGGGTAGTTTTAGTCACTTTGCCTATAAATACTGGGGCTCATTTGCAGGTTTTGCCTCTGGCTGGAATTACTGGGTACTCTATATCCTGGTCAGTATGTCAGAACTAACGGCAATCGGGATATACATACATTTCTGGTGGCCTTCAATTCCGTTATGGACATCTAGTCTGTTCTTTTTTCTGACTATTAATGCACTGAACCTGACTTCGGTTAAAGTTTACGGGGAGGTAGAGTTCTGGTTCTCCATTATTAAAGTAATTGCTATTATAGCGATGATCTTTTTTGGTGTTTATTTACTGGTAAGCGGAACGGGCGGAGAGCAGGCCAGCGTACAAAATCTCTGGAATGACGGTGGCTTTTTTGCCAAAGGACTGCTAAGTTCGGATGGTAATGGTGGTTTCCAGGGTTTGTTTTCGGCGATAGCATTGATTATGTTTTCTTTTGGCGGACTGGAATTGATTGGGATAACTGCAGCCGAAGCTGAACAACCTGAAAAAACTATTCCTAAAGCAACTAATCAGGTCATTTATCGTATCCTGATTTTCTATGTTGGTGCGCTGATTATTCTTTTTTCACTGTCACCATGGAAGAACATCACTACAGACAGCAGCCCTTTTGTAATGGTCTTTGAAAGTTTAAAAGGATTTCAGTTTGTTCTTTTTGGTAAAACTATATATTTTACCAGTGTGATAGCCAATGTGCTCAACATGATTGTTTTAACAGCTGCATTATCTGTATATAACAGCTGTGTTTACAGCAATAGCCGCATGCTTTTTGGGTTGGCCCAGCAGGGAAATGCACCTGGATTTTTATCTAAGCTCAACAAAAATCATGTACCGCTGAATGCTATTCTGATTTCCGGTCTTTTTGTAGCTGTATGTATAGTAATCAACAAATTAATGCCCGAAAAAGCATTGGGTATCCTGATGTCGCTTGTAGTTTCTTCATTGATGATCAACTGGTTAATGATTAGTATTACGCATTTGAAGTTCAGAAAAATAAAAGGTGCCGAACAGGTGAAAACAAAGTTTCCTTCCTTTATCTATCCGCTGTCCAATTATATCTGTCTGGTTTTCCTGGTAGGGATTTTAGTTATTATGTGGATAACGGGTATGAAACTGCCGGTTGAACTGATTCCGGGCTGGCTTGTGCTTTTATATGTATGTTATCTGCTCGTTAAGCGCAAACAACAGCAACAGGCTTAA
- a CDS encoding DMT family transporter, whose translation MNTKVKGYFWGCISSATFGLIPLFALPLMRKGFPHDSLLCYRFACASLLIGLFMLFKKESFKILKRELIPLALLGILYGLSAQYLLISYDYLGVGTASTILFIYPVFVAILMAVFFKEKISLITMAAIVTAFLGVSLLYKGENGMTLNLLGMGAILLAAFCYAIYIVAINKSRIQLMSGYKLTFYVMGFTAIFFAARAQLATGLQPLPDARSVTDLVLLALLTTAISCVAMIFAVQYVGSTVTAILGALEPLVAVAVGILAFREAITRNLVLGILLILIAVLMIILSDYFYQKFKPVKSP comes from the coding sequence ATGAATACTAAAGTCAAAGGCTATTTTTGGGGATGTATCTCGTCCGCAACTTTTGGCCTCATACCGCTCTTTGCTTTACCTTTAATGCGTAAAGGATTTCCGCATGACTCCCTGTTATGTTATCGCTTTGCCTGTGCTTCTTTACTGATCGGCCTGTTTATGCTTTTCAAAAAAGAGTCTTTTAAGATTCTGAAAAGGGAGTTGATTCCTCTGGCTCTTCTGGGCATACTATATGGTTTATCAGCGCAATACCTGCTGATCAGTTATGATTATCTGGGCGTGGGTACTGCTTCAACCATCTTGTTTATTTACCCGGTATTCGTAGCCATTTTAATGGCCGTCTTTTTTAAAGAAAAGATTAGTCTGATCACTATGGCAGCGATTGTCACTGCATTTCTGGGCGTATCACTTTTGTATAAGGGAGAGAATGGCATGACGCTGAACCTGCTGGGTATGGGTGCAATTTTACTGGCAGCCTTCTGTTATGCCATTTATATTGTTGCAATCAATAAATCAAGAATACAATTGATGTCCGGTTATAAATTAACCTTTTATGTAATGGGTTTTACAGCTATTTTCTTCGCTGCGAGAGCACAGCTCGCAACCGGATTACAGCCTTTACCAGATGCCAGATCCGTTACAGATCTGGTCTTACTGGCTTTACTGACTACTGCCATCTCCTGTGTGGCCATGATATTTGCTGTACAATATGTAGGATCAACAGTGACGGCAATACTTGGTGCACTGGAGCCTCTTGTGGCCGTTGCAGTGGGTATTCTGGCATTCAGGGAAGCCATTACCCGAAACCTGGTACTGGGTATCCTGCTGATCCTGATTGCTGTTTTAATGATTATTCTTTCGGATTATTTTTATCAGAAGTTTAAACCGGTCAAATCTCCATAA
- a CDS encoding ParA family protein, whose amino-acid sequence MKIIAIINHKGGTGKTTSTLNIGAGLARAEKKTLLIDIDPQSNLTEGLGLRDVKLSIYDSIKDDTALPIETISPYLDIIPSSLDLLGAEIELVSRLGRETILKRLLKTVEGKYDYVLIDCAPALGMLTVNALVAADTVMIPLEAEYFAYRGIDRLVSIISDVRKHYNENLTIGGVFITKINPRRIITEQITESIKKYFNDKLFDTSIRINVALVEAQLKGIDIFEYAPASNAAVDYANLTDEILAKI is encoded by the coding sequence ATGAAGATTATAGCGATTATAAACCATAAAGGTGGTACAGGCAAAACAACCTCCACGCTGAACATTGGTGCAGGATTAGCACGTGCAGAGAAAAAAACATTGCTGATTGATATCGATCCGCAGTCAAACTTAACTGAAGGTTTAGGACTCAGAGATGTTAAGTTATCTATCTATGATAGTATCAAAGATGATACTGCATTACCTATTGAAACAATTTCACCCTATTTGGACATCATTCCTTCTTCACTGGATTTACTGGGTGCAGAAATTGAACTGGTATCAAGACTTGGCAGAGAGACTATTCTTAAAAGATTATTAAAAACTGTAGAAGGAAAGTATGACTATGTACTGATTGACTGTGCTCCTGCCCTGGGAATGCTGACCGTAAATGCATTGGTAGCTGCTGATACTGTAATGATCCCGCTGGAGGCTGAATATTTTGCCTACAGAGGAATAGACCGTCTGGTATCCATTATTTCTGATGTAAGAAAACACTATAATGAAAACCTGACTATCGGCGGGGTATTTATCACCAAGATTAATCCAAGAAGAATCATTACAGAACAGATCACAGAGAGTATCAAGAAATATTTCAATGATAAATTATTTGATACCTCTATCCGTATAAATGTAGCACTGGTAGAAGCACAATTGAAAGGTATAGACATTTTTGAATATGCCCCGGCTTCAAATGCGGCTGTGGATTATGCAAATCTGACAGACGAAATTTTAGCAAAAATATAA
- a CDS encoding sensor histidine kinase: MINRFKSNVVLINILCWTLYIAYGIGITYLTFPATFHLGDLLIGHTMAVGLFYYFAFLVIPALSKKKKIALGILYMIICFTLFCFFRYISKGVKDIHLLLSPTQSFFKVPFIHFCIFVFFEYFIYALGYWFAIDSIKKAKNIKLLEQQKVEIENQFLKEQLSPHFLYNTLSYFYTKIFKVNPEVADGIITLTDILRYTLKMDTEKVRLSLEVEHIENLIKINNIRFNNRLNVVFTKEYEEEDHFQIVPHSLITLVENAFKYGDLLDKDNPIRFTMKADHSGIFFSVQNKKNTAPKASSNGTGLKNLRRRMDFLYHDKYTLDVQDQHNWYSAELYIRS, encoded by the coding sequence TTGATCAACAGATTTAAGAGCAACGTCGTATTAATTAATATCCTTTGCTGGACGCTCTATATAGCGTACGGCATAGGAATAACTTATCTGACCTTTCCTGCCACTTTTCATCTGGGCGATCTTTTGATTGGCCATACCATGGCAGTCGGGTTATTCTATTACTTTGCTTTTTTAGTTATACCGGCTTTATCAAAGAAGAAAAAAATTGCGCTTGGTATTCTGTACATGATTATCTGTTTTACCCTGTTCTGTTTTTTCAGATACATTTCCAAAGGGGTTAAAGACATTCATCTGCTGCTCAGTCCAACGCAATCATTTTTTAAAGTTCCTTTTATTCATTTCTGCATTTTTGTATTCTTCGAATATTTCATCTATGCACTTGGATACTGGTTCGCTATAGACAGTATAAAAAAAGCAAAAAACATTAAGTTACTTGAACAGCAAAAGGTAGAAATAGAAAATCAGTTTTTAAAAGAACAGCTAAGTCCGCATTTCCTTTATAACACCTTAAGTTATTTCTATACCAAGATTTTCAAAGTAAACCCTGAAGTGGCAGATGGTATCATTACGCTGACTGATATTTTAAGATATACGTTAAAAATGGATACTGAAAAGGTCCGGTTATCATTAGAAGTGGAACATATTGAGAATCTGATTAAGATCAACAATATCAGGTTCAATAACAGACTGAATGTTGTCTTTACCAAAGAATATGAAGAGGAAGATCATTTTCAGATTGTACCGCATTCATTAATTACACTGGTAGAGAATGCCTTTAAATATGGTGATCTCCTGGATAAAGATAATCCAATCAGATTTACGATGAAGGCTGATCATTCGGGAATATTCTTCAGTGTACAAAACAAAAAAAACACGGCTCCAAAGGCTTCTTCAAATGGAACGGGACTTAAAAATCTTCGCAGAAGGATGGATTTTCTATACCATGATAAGTATACCTTAGATGTACAGGATCAGCACAACTGGTACTCTGCTGAACTTTATATCAGAAGTTAA
- a CDS encoding ATP-binding protein — protein sequence MEYLKGINQVNTGDGNKDREMLLGEIAILQTVLESTSASIFAFDKNFNYIAFNQSHQQTVKMGRGVDLKIGDNYLEIAKLNGGMDGEKTAEIFRRVMTGETVELIEEFGDPELYRASFSMICNPMYDKEGLVNGMTVFCQDISERVQLQKEFEEKSRLLNGVLENLPVIIYETDAAGIFTRSIGSGLKALGLQDNGLVGQNSIEVFSSAADMLCNGLCGKHGQFISTFEVDGRKLVYQNNFFPSPEQESCLIGFALDITQQEMAEEELRKAQDELERTVDLLDTSQRISKAGGWEYEVSTGAVYRTRFLKLLSGVPDEITTLEKAVSFYREVDAEAIKEGIRNAIKFQKSYNLELRAAREDKWLRSIGIPIVKDGKTVKVMGAVLDISDRKLAEIELLKAKEIAEDAAMAKQQFLSNMSHEIRTPMNAVIGMTHLLLQEDPKPEQLENLNILKFSSESLLSLINDILDYSKIELGKIVFEDIEFNLIELVNRIKQAHNLQAEGKGLIFKVKIDSELPSVLVGDPVRLTQILNNLVSNALKFTNEGSVVVDLSLKKIEGDTVEVNFMVTDTGIGIDPDLKEYIFESFTQAAPDTSRRFGGTGLGLAITKRLVELQGSEISLQSTLGKGSSFYFDLKFRKENKKEGSVNAMPAHVFASLGGYKVLLVEDNEINTIVASKFMRRWDLDIDYAADGIEALEKVTENEYDLVLMDLQMPRMDGYAASRAIRDLPGKRFKELPIIALTASVLAEINRKVLDAGMNDYISKPFNPTELYTKIAQYLSWRS from the coding sequence ATGGAGTATCTAAAAGGAATTAATCAGGTGAATACCGGAGACGGCAATAAAGACCGGGAAATGCTTTTGGGAGAGATTGCTATTCTGCAAACTGTTCTGGAAAGCACCAGTGCCAGTATTTTTGCTTTCGATAAAAACTTTAATTATATCGCTTTTAATCAATCCCATCAGCAAACCGTTAAGATGGGCAGAGGGGTGGATCTTAAGATAGGTGATAATTATCTGGAGATTGCAAAGCTGAACGGAGGGATGGACGGAGAAAAGACAGCAGAAATATTCCGGAGAGTCATGACCGGAGAGACTGTCGAGCTGATTGAAGAATTTGGTGACCCTGAATTATACAGAGCCTCATTCAGTATGATCTGTAATCCAATGTATGATAAAGAAGGTCTGGTAAACGGGATGACCGTATTCTGTCAGGATATTTCAGAAAGGGTACAATTACAAAAAGAATTTGAAGAAAAAAGCAGGCTTTTAAATGGAGTACTGGAAAATCTTCCTGTTATTATTTATGAGACCGATGCTGCAGGAATATTTACCAGGTCCATTGGCTCAGGCTTAAAGGCCCTGGGTTTGCAGGATAATGGGCTGGTAGGACAAAACTCTATTGAAGTTTTTTCTTCAGCTGCGGACATGCTGTGCAATGGGTTATGCGGCAAACACGGACAGTTCATTTCCACTTTTGAGGTAGACGGCCGGAAACTGGTTTATCAGAATAATTTCTTTCCAAGTCCTGAACAGGAGAGTTGTCTGATTGGTTTTGCACTCGATATCACTCAGCAGGAAATGGCTGAGGAAGAACTCAGAAAGGCACAGGATGAATTAGAACGGACCGTAGATCTGCTGGATACCAGTCAGCGCATTAGTAAAGCAGGCGGATGGGAATATGAAGTGAGTACAGGAGCTGTTTACAGAACAAGATTTCTGAAATTGTTATCCGGTGTTCCGGATGAGATAACTACGCTGGAAAAGGCAGTTTCTTTTTATCGGGAAGTTGATGCAGAGGCTATAAAAGAGGGAATAAGAAATGCCATTAAATTTCAGAAATCCTATAACCTGGAGCTTAGAGCAGCGAGGGAAGATAAATGGCTCAGGAGTATAGGTATTCCTATCGTAAAAGATGGTAAAACGGTGAAAGTGATGGGCGCGGTACTCGATATTTCTGATCGTAAATTAGCTGAAATAGAATTGTTGAAAGCAAAAGAAATAGCAGAAGATGCTGCTATGGCCAAACAGCAGTTTCTTTCTAATATGAGTCATGAAATCAGAACACCCATGAATGCAGTAATCGGTATGACTCATTTATTGCTGCAGGAAGATCCTAAACCTGAACAGCTTGAAAACTTAAACATCCTGAAGTTCTCCAGTGAAAGTTTATTATCGCTGATCAATGATATACTCGATTATAGTAAAATTGAACTGGGAAAGATAGTATTTGAAGATATAGAATTTAACCTCATAGAGCTTGTCAACCGTATCAAACAAGCTCATAACTTACAGGCAGAAGGAAAAGGTCTTATTTTTAAGGTGAAAATAGACTCAGAACTTCCTTCAGTTCTGGTAGGAGATCCGGTTAGGTTAACACAAATTCTGAATAACCTGGTGAGCAATGCTTTGAAATTTACCAATGAAGGCTCTGTCGTGGTAGATCTGTCATTGAAGAAAATAGAAGGAGATACCGTTGAGGTTAACTTCATGGTTACAGATACTGGCATTGGAATCGATCCTGATTTGAAAGAGTATATCTTTGAGAGTTTTACGCAGGCAGCTCCCGATACCTCGAGGCGTTTTGGCGGAACAGGACTGGGGCTGGCCATCACCAAAAGACTGGTGGAGTTACAGGGCAGCGAAATTAGTTTACAAAGTACCCTGGGTAAAGGTTCCAGTTTCTATTTCGATCTGAAGTTCAGGAAAGAGAATAAAAAAGAAGGGTCTGTAAATGCGATGCCTGCCCATGTTTTTGCCAGTCTTGGAGGATACAAGGTATTGCTCGTGGAAGACAATGAGATCAATACTATAGTGGCCAGCAAATTTATGAGAAGATGGGATCTGGATATTGATTATGCTGCCGATGGAATTGAAGCACTTGAAAAAGTAACAGAAAATGAATACGACCTGGTTTTAATGGATTTACAGATGCCCAGAATGGATGGTTATGCAGCCAGCAGGGCAATCAGGGATCTGCCCGGGAAAAGATTTAAAGAATTACCCATTATTGCACTGACAGCATCTGTGCTGGCAGAGATCAACAGAAAAGTCCTGGACGCAGGGATGAACGATTATATTTCCAAGCCCTTTAACCCGACAGAGCTCTATACAAAAATAGCACAGTATCTTTCCTGGAGATCCTGA
- a CDS encoding alpha/beta fold hydrolase — protein sequence MLLTAVLIFFKWAFIVLLVMLLAGIIFEQYSRRKLERNIRKGKTFAAINGHQIHYVKKGKGNCTVIFESGLASDHMIWKEVQDEIAKDAVTLSYDRSGMFLSEAGDFVKTNESIANELTQLAELTHCPKPYIIVGHSIAGIYIRPFIASHLQDMAGIVLVDASHPMQLKRSSAKLKKANGTLPLGLIKIMMETGIFRLLFTFIPFSAEIPVNHRFHRIFKDFFYKSYRTVFLEAANDTLNFQDAGKYTSFGHIPLTVITGISPVRYAHIKDAALQQEYQELAEELHSDLLGLSTNNRLVKATKSGHIIQVQESGLIAEEIRRILLLNSHCSKL from the coding sequence ATGCTATTGACAGCTGTACTTATCTTTTTTAAATGGGCCTTTATAGTCTTGCTGGTGATGCTTCTGGCAGGAATAATTTTCGAACAATATTCCCGCCGGAAACTGGAAAGAAATATCCGCAAGGGCAAAACATTTGCAGCCATTAACGGGCATCAGATCCACTATGTAAAAAAAGGCAAAGGTAACTGTACTGTGATTTTTGAGTCCGGACTGGCCAGTGATCATATGATCTGGAAAGAGGTTCAGGATGAAATTGCCAAAGATGCAGTGACTTTATCCTATGACAGAAGCGGGATGTTTTTGAGTGAGGCCGGAGATTTTGTAAAAACGAATGAATCCATTGCAAATGAACTCACTCAGCTTGCTGAGCTCACTCATTGTCCAAAGCCCTATATTATTGTCGGACATTCTATAGCCGGGATTTATATCCGCCCTTTTATTGCCAGTCATCTGCAGGATATGGCAGGTATTGTTCTTGTAGATGCTTCACACCCGATGCAGCTGAAAAGATCGTCAGCTAAACTCAAAAAAGCGAATGGTACCCTTCCATTGGGGTTAATAAAAATAATGATGGAAACCGGGATATTCAGACTACTGTTTACTTTTATTCCTTTCTCTGCAGAGATCCCGGTTAATCACCGGTTTCACCGGATTTTTAAGGATTTTTTTTACAAATCCTATCGAACTGTTTTTCTGGAAGCAGCCAACGATACCCTGAATTTTCAGGATGCCGGGAAATACACTTCTTTTGGTCATATTCCCCTAACAGTGATTACTGGTATTTCTCCGGTCAGATATGCTCATATTAAAGATGCAGCCTTGCAGCAGGAATATCAGGAGCTGGCAGAGGAATTACATTCGGATCTGCTTGGCTTATCAACCAATAACCGTCTGGTGAAGGCTACAAAGAGTGGTCATATTATACAGGTTCAGGAATCAGGTCTGATTGCTGAAGAGATCAGGAGGATTTTGTTACTGAATTCGCATTGCTCAAAACTGTAA
- a CDS encoding lantibiotic dehydratase codes for MKSEQKNFPYLFHPGLILRTPHYAFKSDYKAEDISLFLNNDAFLEAVYLASPVLFRECQKLKNGEISGKKDIVRITNSLLRYLSRMSSRSTPFGLFSGCSLINWARQKTSVTIAQHTFSRHTRLDMHYLCALAQKIAGHPAIRPELKYFPNTSIYTIADEIRYVEYHYLNNKRSHQISAVFNSAYLTKIISFSQTGRMLHDIADLITDENISAEEALRFTGELIDSQILVSELEPAITGHEFIYQILDTLQRIRTNTGDEYLIKVIEILTAIEQRLKDLDQHLYNPHSCYQEIIGLIKLLDVEFEEALLFQTDMSRKLPAGKMDLAIQESLAESFWLLNCLYPENKQDNLSSFAQRYYTRYEDKAMPLLEVMDAETGLGYLENRSHNVSPLIDDLILPDQGHKGTNQISFNRTSRLLFDKVSEALVKQVNEVLFTEEDFKDFSPQWDDTPPSVSALFRLVDEAENTILLENISGSSAANLLGRFTHIDKDIHELVKEIALAEQQTNPDVIFAEIIHLPESRLGNILLHTVFRDHEIPYLGKSSLGADERINSSDLMIAVKNGKIILYSKKLDKEIIPRLSTAHNFSSKALPVYQFLCDLQTRDLRSGFRFNWGSLASQHTFLPRAKYKNIILTPAQWQFRKEELKALLTATDENLPDVIAAFRKQWALPRYLVLADGDNELLIDLDNRFMIPSWLKTIRNRPLVLLKEFLYDPASSIASPEGKPFINQLIASLIKSAPVYALPLHQQLKANVTGKIIRTFTPGSGWVYYKWYCGAVYGDKILEEYLTPLVDELKETGVINQWFFIRYTDPQFHLRVRFQLTNVNLIGTCLNKVSSYMADLELNGVIWKSQIDSYRREMERYGENGIEYAESIFHADSTAQLNFLSLTGADDREDKRWIWGMKAADRLLDDFALSLQQKSSLMGIIRESFAIEFGVDKFVKTQINKKYADHRNIITRILDKSQDPIPEYDQLVALLEFRSQEISALVPGILNAAGLDNIQLENLLSSYLHMMLNRLFIADARTNEMMIYHLLDRYYQSVIAQTKNSAS; via the coding sequence ATGAAAAGTGAGCAAAAAAATTTCCCTTACCTGTTTCACCCCGGTTTAATACTGCGCACTCCGCATTATGCTTTTAAGAGTGATTATAAAGCTGAAGATATCAGCTTATTTTTAAATAATGACGCTTTTCTTGAAGCGGTTTATCTGGCTTCTCCTGTACTATTCAGAGAATGCCAGAAGCTAAAGAATGGAGAAATCAGCGGCAAAAAGGATATAGTCCGGATCACAAATTCTTTACTCAGATACCTGAGCAGAATGAGCTCGCGCTCCACTCCTTTTGGTCTGTTTTCAGGTTGTTCGCTGATTAACTGGGCCCGCCAAAAAACCAGCGTAACCATCGCTCAGCATACATTTAGCCGTCATACCAGGCTGGATATGCATTATCTTTGTGCCTTAGCTCAAAAAATAGCAGGTCATCCTGCGATCAGACCAGAGCTAAAATACTTCCCGAATACCAGCATTTATACCATAGCTGATGAAATCAGATATGTTGAATATCATTATTTAAATAACAAAAGATCACACCAGATCAGTGCGGTATTTAATTCAGCTTATCTTACAAAGATTATCAGTTTTAGTCAGACAGGCAGAATGCTGCATGATATTGCTGATTTAATCACTGACGAAAATATCAGCGCTGAAGAAGCCTTACGTTTTACCGGAGAACTGATTGACTCGCAGATACTGGTTAGTGAACTTGAGCCGGCAATTACCGGTCATGAATTTATCTATCAGATACTGGATACGCTTCAAAGGATCAGGACAAACACCGGGGATGAATACCTGATTAAGGTCATTGAAATTTTAACGGCAATAGAACAGCGCTTAAAAGACCTTGACCAGCATTTGTATAATCCGCATTCCTGTTATCAGGAAATTATCGGGCTGATTAAGCTACTGGATGTGGAATTTGAGGAAGCGTTGCTTTTCCAGACAGATATGAGCCGCAAGCTGCCCGCAGGAAAAATGGATCTTGCCATACAGGAAAGTCTTGCTGAATCCTTCTGGTTGTTAAATTGTCTGTATCCGGAAAATAAACAGGATAATCTTTCCTCCTTTGCGCAAAGGTATTACACACGTTATGAAGATAAAGCCATGCCCCTGCTGGAAGTAATGGATGCCGAAACAGGACTGGGCTATCTGGAAAACCGCAGCCATAATGTCTCGCCTTTAATTGATGATCTGATTCTGCCTGATCAAGGACATAAGGGAACAAATCAGATCAGTTTCAACAGGACTTCCAGACTTCTTTTTGATAAGGTCAGCGAGGCATTGGTGAAACAGGTTAATGAAGTTTTGTTCACAGAAGAAGATTTTAAAGACTTTTCCCCGCAATGGGATGATACCCCGCCTTCAGTTTCAGCCCTGTTCAGATTAGTGGACGAGGCCGAAAACACGATTCTTTTAGAAAACATCAGTGGTTCCAGTGCAGCAAACCTGCTGGGCAGATTTACGCATATCGATAAAGATATTCATGAACTGGTTAAGGAAATAGCTCTTGCCGAACAGCAGACCAATCCGGACGTTATATTTGCAGAAATCATTCATCTGCCTGAAAGCAGACTGGGGAATATTTTACTTCATACTGTATTCAGAGACCACGAAATACCTTATTTAGGGAAGTCTTCCCTCGGCGCAGATGAGCGGATTAATTCCAGCGATCTGATGATAGCCGTAAAAAACGGTAAGATTATACTGTATTCAAAAAAACTGGATAAAGAGATTATTCCGCGCTTAAGTACTGCGCATAATTTTAGCTCCAAAGCTTTACCGGTATATCAGTTTCTTTGTGATCTGCAAACCCGCGATCTGAGATCAGGTTTCAGATTTAACTGGGGTAGCCTGGCCAGCCAACATACCTTTCTGCCAAGAGCGAAGTACAAAAATATTATACTCACGCCGGCACAGTGGCAGTTCAGAAAAGAGGAATTGAAAGCACTGCTGACCGCAACAGACGAAAATCTGCCGGACGTTATTGCGGCATTCAGAAAGCAATGGGCCTTGCCGAGATATCTTGTCCTGGCTGATGGCGATAATGAGCTTTTAATCGATCTGGACAACAGGTTTATGATACCAAGCTGGTTAAAAACGATCAGAAACAGACCACTGGTTCTGCTGAAGGAATTTTTATATGATCCGGCATCTTCCATAGCCAGCCCGGAAGGTAAGCCTTTTATCAATCAGCTGATAGCCTCACTGATCAAGTCGGCTCCTGTTTATGCGCTTCCTCTTCATCAGCAGCTCAAAGCGAATGTTACTGGGAAAATAATCAGAACATTTACCCCAGGTTCCGGCTGGGTATACTATAAATGGTACTGCGGCGCGGTATACGGTGATAAAATACTGGAAGAGTACCTTACTCCTCTGGTTGATGAGCTGAAAGAAACGGGCGTGATTAATCAGTGGTTTTTTATCCGTTATACTGATCCTCAGTTCCATTTGAGGGTAAGATTTCAGCTGACTAATGTTAACCTGATCGGCACCTGTCTGAACAAAGTCAGCAGCTATATGGCTGATCTGGAATTAAACGGTGTGATCTGGAAATCTCAGATTGATTCTTATCGGCGTGAAATGGAACGTTATGGTGAAAATGGAATTGAATATGCAGAATCCATTTTTCATGCAGACAGTACTGCCCAGCTCAATTTCTTATCGCTTACCGGTGCAGATGACAGAGAAGATAAACGCTGGATCTGGGGTATGAAAGCTGCGGACAGGCTGCTGGACGATTTCGCGCTTTCGCTGCAACAGAAAAGCAGCTTAATGGGTATTATCAGGGAGAGTTTTGCCATAGAGTTTGGGGTAGACAAATTTGTAAAGACCCAGATTAATAAAAAATATGCCGATCATAGAAATATAATTACCCGGATTCTGGATAAATCTCAGGATCCGATACCGGAATATGATCAGCTGGTCGCACTCCTGGAATTCAGATCGCAGGAAATCAGTGCTCTTGTACCCGGGATATTAAATGCAGCGGGACTGGACAATATTCAGCTGGAAAATCTTTTAAGCTCTTATCTGCACATGATGCTGAACCGGCTATTTATTGCTGATGCGAGAACAAATGAGATGATGATATATCATCTGCTGGATCGTTATTATCAATCGGTAATCGCACAGACAAAAAATTCAGCTTCCTGA